AAGATCGAGTGGCTGTTCCACTATCGAGAACAGAAGTTCGAAAAGCTCGGCCGTGCCGATGGCATCCAGAAGTTCTACCGGGGTCGAGACGCCGTATCGGGCGACAAGCATGATGCCTATTACGACGTGCAGGCATCCATCGCCGAGCTCGCCTTCTACCGATCCCGTTTCGAAAGGATTCCATGAGCTCCCGTTACCTCATCGATCCAGTTGGCCCAGCGATTCCGATCCAGCCGATCGAAAAAAAGGAACTGCCGTCCTGGCGGGCGCGGGCGGGTGCGATCGCTCAGCGCTGGATCGAGGCGACATCGTTCGATGCGGCGCCAGGCAAGAGCTTGCTCGTCCCCGGGAGGAACGGCGAGATCGAGATCGCGCTTCTTGGCGTGAGCGAGCCGAGTCCCTGGGACTGGGCGGGACTTCCCCTCGAGCTTCCTCGGGGAACGTATCGCATCGAAAGACCGCACTCGCCCAAGGAAGCCGACGCCGCGGCGCTCGGTTGGGCCCTCGGCACCTATCGCTTCGACCGAATGCGGTCGAAAAAAGAGGCAACGCCCTCTTCTCTCGAGTGGCCGGAAGCCAGCAATCGGCCGCGTGTCACTGCCATGGCGGAGGCGACGGCGCTCGTGCGCGATCTCATCAACCGGCCGGCGTCCGACCTCGGGCCCGGGGAGCTCGCCGAAGCCGCCGAGCAGCTCGCAAGCGACAACGAGGCTTCCTTTCACCTTATCGTCGGAGACGAACTTCTCGAAAAGAACTATCCCGCAGTCCATGCCGTCGGCCGGGCCGCGGCCCCGAACCGCGCGCCTCGTCTCATCGATATCAGTTGGGGCAGCGCCTCGCATCCCAAGGTGACCCTCGTCGGCAAGGGGGTGTGCTTCGACAGCGGGGGCCTCGACTTGAAACCCGCGACCAACATGAAGCTCATGAAGAAAGACATGGGCGGGGCCGCCCACGTTCTCGGCGTCGCCGCGATGGTCATGAAAGCGAAGCTTCCCGTGCGGCTCCGAGTACTGATTCCCGCCGTCGAGAACGCGGTATCCGGCTCGGCCATGAGGCCGCTCGACGTCGTTCCCACGCGCAAAGGCCTCACGATCGAGATCGGTAACACCGACGCCGAAGGACGGGTCATCCTCGCCGACGCCCTCGCCGAAGCTTCCGGCGAGTCACCGGCGCTACTCATCGACTTCGCCACTCTCACCGGAGCCGCGCGCATCGCCCTGGGGGCCGAGCTTCCCGCACTCTTCTCCAACGACGACGAGTTGGCTTCCGCTCTTCTCGCCTGCGCCGCCAGCGAGTCTGACCCGCTCTGGCGGATGCCTCTTTTCGAGCCCTATCGCAAGCTCATCGACAGCAAGGTCGCGGATATCACGAACGCACCCGAGGCGCCTCTGGGAGGCGCGATTACCGCCGCCCTCTTCCTGCGGGAGTTCGTCGGCGACGGGATCCCCTGGGCCCACATCGACCTCATGGCGTGGAACCAGTCTTCGCGGCCGGGACGGCCCGAAGGCGGAGAAGCCATGGGTTTGCGCGCCGTCTACGCCCTGCTCGAAGAGCGATTCATGAAGTAACCGGAAACCGGGCTACTCGCGGTGTAACACCACCGGTTGCACCCAAGCCGATTCGTGCTCGCCTTCTCGATAGGGATTCTCCTTGAGCTTCGACGAGACGATCTTGGCGCGGACGTAGATTTCGTCGCCCTTGAATGTGTAGGAGGGTCGATTCCCCAGGACTTCGTCCAAGATTTCCCCGATGTCGTCGCTGTAGCGATATAGCACCGAAGCGTCGTCTCCTCGAACCGCTTCGGTCGAGCGGTCATAACCTCGCCGCGTCCCGATGAACCGAGTCGTGTAGGCGACACCCTCCTCACCACGAATGGCGATAGAGATCTCCGTGTTGCCCACCCGCACGTCGTCGAGCTGGACACCCGAGGACCCATAGAAGTCACCGCGTTCCATCGCCTCGATGATGGCCCCGGGGGTCAAGCTCGCCGCGCGCGCCATCACCCAGCCGCGAAACGGATTCGAATGCTCCGAGTCGAGCTCGTGGTAATTGTGGGAATCGTCGACGGCGACGCCGTACAGGACCTCCCTTCCCTGCGAAAGACGCTCCGCGAGCAGAATGTCCCACATGCGCTCGGTGCTCGGCCGGAGGTCATCGCCCTCGTTGTGGACCAGAGGATGGCCGTTATAGACCTCGAAGAACTTCTCTCCCTCGAGCGCGATCAAATCCTCGACCTTGACGGCCCAGCCAAAGTTGGGATGGTTGATATGAGGGAACATGAGCCGGCCGGTACGCTTCCGCTGTTCGAGCACGGCGTCTACGTTGTTCTGCATGACCTCGGCCACGCTGCCACCGCCCTGGGGCGTGATGAGCTCCCGCAGGTTCGTGGCGTTGACGTGCACGGGTTTCGCCTCGAAGCCGTCGGTGATCTCTTCACCCTCGAGGACGAGGAATCGCTCTTCCTCCTCGAATAGAGTGCGGTACTCCGCGAGCGTCTTGAGTCGTACGACGAGCGTCCCGTCCTCTTCTCTGGTCTCGACCCACTCGTCGCCGAACTGGTGACGATATCTCTCGAGCAGCTCGACACCGCCGTGACTCTCCACGTCGATCCAGCGTTCACCCTCGGCGAGGATGTTGTGCTCCGACAGAGCGACGAAGTCGTAGCCCCGCTCCTTGTAGCCTTCGAGGATGGGCTCCGGATAGTCGTCGCCGTCACTCCAAAAAGAGTGGGTATGGAGGTTCCCCTTGAGCCAGCGCGAAGGCGACGTTTCCTCCGGAGCGGGGGCTTCGGGCGCACAGGCGATGACCGAGCCGAATGCCATCACGACGATCGAGACGAAACGCATAGGAGACCTCGACATACAACACTGAGCGCAGCGGCCGTCCGGACGACATCATAGAGGAGGAACTGCACCTTCGTCGATGGGATTCATGAACCATCGACGCCGTCGAGGCGTAACACCAAGCAAGGTGGACGTTTACCTTCTTCCCACACGGGCCGGTCATTATTTTCTCTACGCCGGTGAGCTCGGTACGGCTTTCGAGGACCGCGAGCCCGGCACCGGCTCGGATTCCACGGGGAAACGGCTCGTCGCTCTCCTGCGAAAAGGCTTCCACCGAGTGACGTGGAGCCGCCGACAAAAAGAGCTCTTGCTGCAATCGCTCGG
The DNA window shown above is from Vicinamibacteria bacterium and carries:
- a CDS encoding leucyl aminopeptidase family protein; its protein translation is MSSRYLIDPVGPAIPIQPIEKKELPSWRARAGAIAQRWIEATSFDAAPGKSLLVPGRNGEIEIALLGVSEPSPWDWAGLPLELPRGTYRIERPHSPKEADAAALGWALGTYRFDRMRSKKEATPSSLEWPEASNRPRVTAMAEATALVRDLINRPASDLGPGELAEAAEQLASDNEASFHLIVGDELLEKNYPAVHAVGRAAAPNRAPRLIDISWGSASHPKVTLVGKGVCFDSGGLDLKPATNMKLMKKDMGGAAHVLGVAAMVMKAKLPVRLRVLIPAVENAVSGSAMRPLDVVPTRKGLTIEIGNTDAEGRVILADALAEASGESPALLIDFATLTGAARIALGAELPALFSNDDELASALLACAASESDPLWRMPLFEPYRKLIDSKVADITNAPEAPLGGAITAALFLREFVGDGIPWAHIDLMAWNQSSRPGRPEGGEAMGLRAVYALLEERFMK
- a CDS encoding histidinol-phosphatase — protein: MSRSPMRFVSIVVMAFGSVIACAPEAPAPEETSPSRWLKGNLHTHSFWSDGDDYPEPILEGYKERGYDFVALSEHNILAEGERWIDVESHGGVELLERYRHQFGDEWVETREEDGTLVVRLKTLAEYRTLFEEEERFLVLEGEEITDGFEAKPVHVNATNLRELITPQGGGSVAEVMQNNVDAVLEQRKRTGRLMFPHINHPNFGWAVKVEDLIALEGEKFFEVYNGHPLVHNEGDDLRPSTERMWDILLAERLSQGREVLYGVAVDDSHNYHELDSEHSNPFRGWVMARAASLTPGAIIEAMERGDFYGSSGVQLDDVRVGNTEISIAIRGEEGVAYTTRFIGTRRGYDRSTEAVRGDDASVLYRYSDDIGEILDEVLGNRPSYTFKGDEIYVRAKIVSSKLKENPYREGEHESAWVQPVVLHRE